A single Polyodon spathula isolate WHYD16114869_AA chromosome 6, ASM1765450v1, whole genome shotgun sequence DNA region contains:
- the LOC121317053 gene encoding serine/threonine-protein kinase NLK-like, with product MQSDLHKIIVSPQPLSSDHVKVFLYQILRGLKYLHSAGILHRDIKPGNLLVNSNCVLKICDFGLARVEELDESRHMTQEVVTQYYRAPEILMGSRHYSNAIDIWSVGCIFAELLGRRILFQAQSPVQQLDLITDLLGSPSLEAMRTACEGAKAHILRGPHKQMPRREGRNIEMHLHCIAFFLLSVLCCASTTVLEFLTRIDSARALPPVFEYEQLRLLSSLKSRIFSRAPSSCFAN from the exons ATGCAGAGCGACCTTCATAAGATCATTGTGTCCCCTCAGCCTCTGAGTTCTGACCATGTCAAAGTTTTTCTCTATCAGATTTTAAGAG GACTGAAGTATCTTCACTCGGCTGGCATTTTGCATAGAGACATAAAACCAGGAAACCTCCTTGTTAACAGCAACTGTGTCCTCAAG atttgtgaCTTTGGCCTGGCCAGAGTAGAAGAGCTTGATGAGTCACGTCACATGACTCAGGAAGTCGTCACTCAGTATTACAGGGCTCCGGAGATCCTCATGGGAAGCCGGCATTACTCCAACGCCATTGATATCTGGTCTGTTGGCTGCATCTTCGCAGAGCTGCTGGGGAGGAGAATACTCTTTCAGGCCCAAAGCCCTGTTCAGCAG CTGGATCTGATCACAGACCTCCTGGGATCACCGTCTCTAGAAGCCATGAGAACAGCATGTGAAGGGGCCAAGGCTCACATACTCAGGGGTCCCCACAAACAG ATGCCACGACGTGAAGGGCGCAATATagaaatgcatttgcattgtattgcattctTCCTGCTCTCAGTTTTGTGCTGTGCCAGCACTACAGTCTTGGAGTTCCTGACTCGCATCGATTCTGCTCGAGCTCTGCCTCCTGTCTTTGAGTATGAGCAGCTCCGGCTTCTGTCAAGTTTGAAGAGCAGGATCTTCAGCCGCGCACCAAGCAGCTGCTTTGCTAATTAA